The genomic interval TCCATTATTTTGCAAAGCTCGGAGAGCTAAAATTTGAAGGGCTGGATAGAGAACTCAGACAAATTTTACGAGAGAAAGGGCTTCGGGCCAATGATCCATTCGACAATCTGGTAGCCAGGGCCAGGGTTCTCGATATTAAGGATGATTCCGGTTTTGAACAAATCGTGAAACTCTGTTCGGAAATATTATCCAAGAAAATTCCTCTCGAAGCTTCGAAAATTGAAGAAATGTATTTACAGGGTACCCGGATTGGGGCCACGCCGGTTTCTCATGGAGCTGCCCTGCCTCATATTCGTCTGGAAGATATCGATGAACCCGAACTCGTAATTGTGCGAACACCGGGAATTAAAATCGAATTGGCCAGGGAATTTTGGGGAGAAAGTATGCCGGAAGACCCGATTCAGGCACTTTTCTTCCTGGTAGGTTCCAAAAAACTACCAAGACAACATCTGAGAATTCTTGCACAGATCGCCGAAAGAATTGATGGAGAGAGTTTCCTGGAAGAATGGAAAACAGCAAAAACAGAACAGGATATAAAAGAAATCCTACTTCATGAAGAAAGATTCTTTTCCTTACAACTACGTAAAAATAATAAGAGTAGTTTTCTTATCGGTCAAAAGCTTAAGGATCTACGCTGGCCGGATGGCACTCTCATTGCCCTGATTTATCGAGAGGGAGAAGTAATTATACCGAGAGGAGATACCCTTTTATTTGAAAAAGATCGGGTAACAATTATTGGGGAACCGATAGGGATCCGAAAGATAAAAAAAGATTATAGTGAAAGTGGTTTTTAACTAATGGATATTTTTGGCATTGTAAATATTACAGATGATTCTTTTTCCGATGGTGGAAAGTATTTACAAATAGAAGAAGCACAAAAAAAAGCTCTTGAGTTATACAATGAAGGAGCTGATGTAATTGATCTGGGAGCCCAGTCTTCTAATGTTGATGCAAACTGGATAGAACCTGAAATAGAATGGAAAAGATTACGACCCATGATTACTTTTTTACAAGAAAAGTCTATTCGAGTATCTGTAGACACTTTTAAACCAGCAGTTATACGTTCTTCCATTGAGGCCGGAGTGAGTTTTATAAACAATATAAATGCCTTTCAAGATGAGGAAAGTCTTGCTATCTTACAGGAATATAAGAACCAGCTTCCGGAGCTTATCCTGATGTATTCCCATTCGAATCTGTTTAAAGCCAGGAAAAAAAGCTATTTATCTCCCGAAACAATTATGGATACAATTCTATCTTTTTTCGAGAAGAGGTTTGAAACTCTCTTGCGGGCAAATATTCCCCTTCGAAAATGTATTATCGATCCCGGTATGGGCTTCTTTTTAGGAGAAGATCCGGAACTCAGTTTTACCGTCTTACGCAATATACACCGATTTAAAGAAGCATTTGGAAGGGTGATGGTCTCCGTTTCTCGGAAATCTTTTTTAGGAACTATATTGGGTGGACTAGCTCCTCTCGAAAGAAAGAATGCCAGTCTGGCTACTGAACTCTATCTTTATGAGAAAAAGGTTGATTATATTCGTACCCATGAGGTAAAACCATTATGGGAAGGAATGAAAGTTTTGCAGTATATTAGAGGAAAATCAAATGGATAATTCTTTTAGCCTGAGTGATCTGTTACAAAGCCCTTTTGGTAAATTCATTCTTCATATATATAACCGTGTAAATATTACAGGTAAGGAAAATGTTCCGGAAGGTGCTGCTATTTTAGCTCCGAATCACCCCAGTCTTCTGGATCCGGCTATGCTTTTACTGGCCACGGAAAATACTTTTGGAAAAGTTATCCGTTTTGTGGCCTGGGCCGGGATGCTGGACAAACCCGTTTATTCAGATATTTTGAAATTTGCCAATACCATACCTTTAAATCCCCCCGGGGCAACGGCTTCTGAAGAAACAAAGAAAAAATATCCGCTCAGCAAAACCAATCGTATGATATTAGAGGAATTGAAGCAGGGAGGATTTGTGGGGATTTTCCCGGAGGGTCGAAACCATTTACTCTGGGATGCCGATAAACTATACCCTTTACAATCAGGTGCATTAACCTGGTCTGCTTTATCCGGTGTACCTATAATTCCGGTGGGAATTAAAAATACACAACAGGCCTGGCCGCTTCTGGCAAATATAGAGCTTCAAAAACTAAACTTTCAGGCCTGGATACCTTTCCCTGCCATATTGCCTTTCCAGATAGAGATTAACTATGGAAAGCCCATGTATGTTAGTAAAGAAGAATTAAAAGACAAAAAGCTTCTGGAATTAAAAACAGAAGAGCTGGCGAATTCTTTGAGAGAATTAGCCGGCTTAAAAGAAGGTTATGCTTCATATTGAATATAAGGAAATTTACGTATGATGAAATTACTCAGCTTCTTAGTTTGTATCTTATTATATACTCCGGTACTCTTTTCCGGAGATCTTGCGTTTTTCCCCGTTCATGTAAATGGGGATCTTCCGGCAGAATGGAAAAATGAAGAAAAACTTGATTATAAGCTGTCTTCTCTCTTTTCTTTTTATGCCAGGGATAATTTTGTTATAGAAGTAGCTGATGTTTCCAAGCTTCAGCAATGGATGGAAGCCGGAAAGGTTCTGAGAGGAAAAAAGCTTGAAAGATCTACTATCTCAGGAATATGTCAGGGCCTGGATGTCTCGTATGTAGTCTGGTCAGAGCTGGATTTCGTGAAGAGACCGTATCTTGTAACCGAATTATATAATTGCAGTGGTACTGTAATAAACAGGAAGGAGGGTTTTTTATACGGGGAAATTTATTCAGATCTGGAAGATAGTTTAAAAACTTTGCTTCAGATGTTTCCGCCCCGCTTAAAAAAAGAGCTTTCTTCTGAATCGAAAGAAAGTAAGAAAGAACTAATATTTGCTCTGGATCTTTCCGGTTCTTTTATGCGGGAAATTCAGGCGATTCGTCCGTATATTCGCAAAGTCATTCGAAATCAAAATATTCCGGTGGGCTTATTACTATTCGGACCAGCAGGTACTACCTATATTTCTCCCACTTATGAAACGAAAAAGATTGAAGAAGCCTTAAAAGCCATTCGGTATGGTGGAGAAGTCACAGCAAACCATATTATTAATGGTCTCCATAAACTCAGGGGCAGTGCAGCCGGCCTGGAAGGAGAAGTAATTTTACTTACGGATGTAAAACTTAAATCTTCCGAAATTTATAACCTACAATCCGGAATTTTATCGGTAAAGCAACTTGGATATTCCATAAAAATTGTTTCCAATTCCAGCGGGAATAATCAGTCTTTGAGAGCTTTAAAGCGAGCAGCCGGAGCAAGCGGTACACCCTTACAGGCTATTACCTCTTTTAAAAAGGTGGGAACAAATAAGGGCTATCGAATGATATTCTTAAAAGACAATCAAATTTATTTCAATAAACGCTCCGGGGTAAATCCGGGAATTATAGACACAAATAATTTGGAAAGTATAGAAGAATCCAGGATCTACGCCTATGCGGACTATCCCCATCCGAATAATATGGTAGCTATCTATTCTAAAGTTACAGGAGAAAAGATTCTCGAGGTTGGAAATCTGCAATCAGATGTCAGCTTCTTATTAGAAAACTTAACCCGCTCTTTATTTGGTAGTGATCTTCAATCCTGGAAAAAGGTTCTGATAAAAACCGGTCATTATTCATCCTGGATATATCTTGGTTCCATTCAACCGTCTCTTGTCGGAAAACTCGTTACATTTAAAACCACCTTTCAGGTAGATAAAACCAGTTCTTCCGGCTACACAAATGTTCCTTCAGACACCCATCTTCATTCCGGAGAAATTCCGGAACTTCTTCTTTTAAAGCCTTCGGAGATCCGGTCTTATCTAAAAACCCATTCAGGTAAGAAGCTGTCCTGTTTTATCAAAGGAACTGTTTTAGAAATTCGTTAAGCTTTTTTGTGAAAAAAAAGATAACTATCATTACCTTATTTTTTGTGAGTATAATCTGTATTCGCACTTTCTTTTTCCGGATCTATATAGTGGAAGGAAATTCGATGGCTCCCTCTTTACAGGATGGCTCTATTATCCTTGTCTCTTTATTTGCTTATCCATTTCGAATACCGGGATTGAAAACAGAGTTTCAGCTTTTCTCAAAGTGGCAACCGAAACGATTGAGTATTGTTCTATTCGAAGATCCCAAACAAGAAATGCTGATTAAGCGACTTGTGGGTTTACCGGGGGATGAATACGAGTTTAAAAATGATAAAGTTTATATTCAATCCAAAGCTCTATCAGAAGGATATCTGGAAGAGGGAGTTCGAACCGTTCCTCCTTCTGATTCTGCCTCTATACTACCCGCTCATCCTTTTCGGGTAATTTTTAGAGAAGGACAAATTCCCAAAGATTATTTTCTTGTTCTCGGAGATAATCGTTCTAATACAACAGATTCAAGAAAAATTGGGTTGATACCCAAAATTAAATTAAGAGGTGAACTACTATTTTTGCTGATAAAGTAAACCCGAAACCTACTCCTCTGGATTCTTACAGAGAAAGGATGCTATTTTTACTCCTTTTATTATTATTGTTATTTGTGGTTTTGCTCGGAAGAGTTACCTTTCTTTCTTTTTTTAATGGTAACATCCATAAATACAAAGAAATTAAGCGGATTCAGAGAGGGATTATTTATGATAGACGGGGCATGGAACTTGCCATATCCCAGGATGCCTCTACTATAGGAATAAACCCGGAAGAAGTCAGAGACCCTGCCTTCACAGCCAGTGTTTTATCTCCACTTTTAGATATTCCGGCAGAGAAAATTGAGCGAATGGTTCGAGATAAATCTAATTACTTTTTGCTGAAACGCGAAATTGATAACAAGTTAGCAAGAAGGATTATGCAAATGGGTTTACCCGGTGTGAGAAGAGAAAAAGAATTCCACCGGGTTTATCCGAATGGAACCCTCGCTTCCAACCTTATAGGTTTTACCGGTCTGGATGATAACAAAGCCCTTTCCGGTCTGGAATACACATATAACCAGGAACTCTTAACGGTTTCGGAAGGTTATAAATACCAGGCCAATGATCTTTATTTAACAATTGATAGCTTGATTCAGTACCGTTTAGAAACTTCTCTGGGAAGGGCCTTCAAGGAAACCAAGTCTAAAAAAGCAATCGGGGTATTTTT from Leptospiraceae bacterium carries:
- the folP gene encoding dihydropteroate synthase; translation: MDIFGIVNITDDSFSDGGKYLQIEEAQKKALELYNEGADVIDLGAQSSNVDANWIEPEIEWKRLRPMITFLQEKSIRVSVDTFKPAVIRSSIEAGVSFINNINAFQDEESLAILQEYKNQLPELILMYSHSNLFKARKKSYLSPETIMDTILSFFEKRFETLLRANIPLRKCIIDPGMGFFLGEDPELSFTVLRNIHRFKEAFGRVMVSVSRKSFLGTILGGLAPLERKNASLATELYLYEKKVDYIRTHEVKPLWEGMKVLQYIRGKSNG
- a CDS encoding 1-acyl-sn-glycerol-3-phosphate acyltransferase — its product is MDNSFSLSDLLQSPFGKFILHIYNRVNITGKENVPEGAAILAPNHPSLLDPAMLLLATENTFGKVIRFVAWAGMLDKPVYSDILKFANTIPLNPPGATASEETKKKYPLSKTNRMILEELKQGGFVGIFPEGRNHLLWDADKLYPLQSGALTWSALSGVPIIPVGIKNTQQAWPLLANIELQKLNFQAWIPFPAILPFQIEINYGKPMYVSKEELKDKKLLELKTEELANSLRELAGLKEGYASY
- a CDS encoding VWA domain-containing protein, with the protein product MMKLLSFLVCILLYTPVLFSGDLAFFPVHVNGDLPAEWKNEEKLDYKLSSLFSFYARDNFVIEVADVSKLQQWMEAGKVLRGKKLERSTISGICQGLDVSYVVWSELDFVKRPYLVTELYNCSGTVINRKEGFLYGEIYSDLEDSLKTLLQMFPPRLKKELSSESKESKKELIFALDLSGSFMREIQAIRPYIRKVIRNQNIPVGLLLFGPAGTTYISPTYETKKIEEALKAIRYGGEVTANHIINGLHKLRGSAAGLEGEVILLTDVKLKSSEIYNLQSGILSVKQLGYSIKIVSNSSGNNQSLRALKRAAGASGTPLQAITSFKKVGTNKGYRMIFLKDNQIYFNKRSGVNPGIIDTNNLESIEESRIYAYADYPHPNNMVAIYSKVTGEKILEVGNLQSDVSFLLENLTRSLFGSDLQSWKKVLIKTGHYSSWIYLGSIQPSLVGKLVTFKTTFQVDKTSSSGYTNVPSDTHLHSGEIPELLLLKPSEIRSYLKTHSGKKLSCFIKGTVLEIR
- the lepB gene encoding signal peptidase I, with protein sequence MKKKITIITLFFVSIICIRTFFFRIYIVEGNSMAPSLQDGSIILVSLFAYPFRIPGLKTEFQLFSKWQPKRLSIVLFEDPKQEMLIKRLVGLPGDEYEFKNDKVYIQSKALSEGYLEEGVRTVPPSDSASILPAHPFRVIFREGQIPKDYFLVLGDNRSNTTDSRKIGLIPKIKLRGELLFLLIK